GCAAAAAGGGGCTTCGCCGTTTGGGGTAGGCATACGCCACCGGAGTGTACGCCGGCATTTCCGGCACCTCGACTTCCGCCGGCTCTTCGGTCAAGCGCTGCTTCTCATCCAGCGTGTCCTGCAATTCCCCAAACTTCGGGTCGACACAGCCGGCCAGCAGCAGCGCCAGCAGCAAGGTAGCGGCCCTAGGGTGTGTTAACAATCATTAGTTTCGTTTAAACTGATTTAGTATTCATAGATTTTGGTGGGCCATGAGTCGGTTGAAGTTACGCGATGATCAGTGGGAGCGAATCGAGCACCTGCTCCCCGGCAAAGCCTCAGACTGTGGGGTAACTGCCAAGGACAATCGCCTGTTCGTGGAAGCCGTGCTCTGGATCGCTCGGACCGGCGCCCCGTGGCGTGATCTTCCCGAATCTTTTGGGCGCTGGCACACCGTCTACATGCGGTATAACCGTTGGTCACGAAAGGGCGTTTGGCAGCGTATTTTTGACACAGTAGCCGACGATCCCGATCTAGAGCAGCTGATGATCGACGGTAGCATCGTCAGGGTGCACCAGCATGGAGCGTCAAAAAAAACACGCAAGACGTCGAAGCCATGGGCAAATCTCGAGGCGGATTGAGCACCAAAATTCATGCCGCAGTCGATGCGTTAGGTAACCCAGTACGATTGGTTCTCACACCGGGCCAGGCGTCGGAGTATGGTGCTGCTCCCGCTCTACTGGAAGGTTTTTCCCCGCAAGCAGTGCTGGGCGACAAGGGGTATGACTCCACTGCTCTGCGGGACATGATTCAGGCCGCAGGTGCCGAGCCGGTGATTCCTCCGAAAAAGAATCGTTTGGCGCGCATTGAAGTAGACTGGCACTGTTACCAAGATCGCAATCTGGTGGAGAGGTTCTTTCAGAAAATCAAGAAGTTCCGGCGGTTATCTACACGCTATGAGCGACTGGCAAGAAACTACCAGTCACTCCTCTGCCTCGTGTCAGCCGCCATATGGCTGGCCTAATTGTTAACGCCCCCTAGGGTGTGTTAACAATCATTAGTTTCGTTTAAGCTGATTTAGGGTGTGTTAACAATCATTAGTTTCGTTTAAACTGATTTAGTATTCATAGATTTTGGTGGGCCATGAGTCGGTTGAAGTTACGCGATGATCAGTGGGAGCGAATCGAGCACCTGCTCCCCGGCAAAGCCTCAGACTGTGGGGTAACTGCCAAGGACAATCGCCTGTTCGTGGAAGCCGTGCTCTGGATCGCTCGGACCGGCGCCCCGTGGCGTGATCTTCCCGAATCTTTTGGGCGCTGGCACACCGTCTACATGCGGTATAACCGTTGGTCACGAAAGGGCGTTTGGCAGCGTATTTTTGACACAGTAGCCGACGATCCCGATCTAGAGCAGCTGATGATCGACGGTAGCATCGTCAGGGTGCACCAGCATGGAGCGTCAAAAAAAACACGCAAGACGTCGAAGCCATGGGCAAATCTCGAGGCGGATTGAGCACCAAAATTCATGCCGCAGTCGATGCGTTAGGTAACCCAGTACGATTGGTTCTCACACCGGGCCAGGCGTCGGAGTATGGTGCTGCTCCCGCTCTACTGGAAGGTTTTTCCCCGCAAGCGGTGCTGGGCGACAAGGGGTATGACTCCACTGCTCTGCGGGACATGATTCAGGCCGCAGGTGCCGAGCCGGTGATTCCTCCGAAAAAGAATCGTTTGGCGCGCATTGAAGTAGACTGGCACTGTTACCAAGATCGCAATCTGGTGGAGAGGTTCTTTCAGAAAATCAAGAAGTTCCGGCGGTTATCTACACGCTATGAGCGACTGGCAAGAAACTACCAGTCACTCCTCTGCCTCGTGTCAGCCGCCATATGGCTGGCCTAATTGTTAACGCCCCCTAGTATTCATAGATTTTGGTGGGCCATGAGTCGGTTGAAGTTACGCGATGATCAGTGGGAGCGAATCGAGCACCTGCTCCCCGGCAAAGCCTCAGACTGTGGGGTAACTGCCAAGGACAATCGCCTGTTCGTGGAAGCCGTGCTCTGGATCGCTCGGACCGGCGCCCCGTGGCGTGATCTTCCCGAATCTTTTGGGCGCTGGCACACCGTCTACATGCGGTATAACCGTTGGTCACGAAAGGGCGTTTGGCAGCGTATTTTTGACACAGTAGCCGACGATCCCGATCTAGAGCAGCTGATGATCGACGGTAGCATCGTCAGGGTGCACCAGCATGGAGCGTCAAAAAAAACACGCAAGACGTCGAAGCCATGGGCAAATCTCGAGGCGGATTGAGCACCAAAATTCATGCCGCAGTCGATGCGTTAGGTAACCCAGTACGATTGGTTCTCACACCGGGCCAGGCGTCGGAGTATGGTGCTGCTCCCGCTCTACTGGAAGGTTTTTCCCCGCAAGCGGTGCTGGGCGACAAGGGGTATGACTCCACTGCTCTGCGGGACATGATTCAGGCCGCAGGTGCCGAGCCGGTGATTCCTCCGAAAAAGAATCGTTTGGCGCGCATTGAAGTAGACTGGCACTGTTACCAAGATCGCAATCTGGTGGAGAGGTTCTTTCAGAAAATCAAGAAGTTCCGGCGGTTATCTACACGCTATGAGCGACTGGCAAGAAACTACCAGTCACTCCTCTGCCTCGTGTCAGCCGCCATATGGCTGGCCTAATTGTTAACGCCCCCCCCCTAGGCATCGGGCGCCTCCTTGTCAGCTTTGATCGCTTCCTCCTCAGCGGCGGGCGCCTGGTAGCTGTAGGTACGCGCCTGCATGGAAAGGCTGAGCAGGCCGCTCTCCTGAGCCCCCTCGAGCGGCTGCAGCACAAAGTCGTGCTGGGTGACCACCCGCGGCAGCGCGGCCATTTCCGCGACAAAGCCGGCAATCTGATGGTAGCCGCCCTGCACCTGAATACTGAACGGGTGCTCCACGTAGAAAGCTCGGTCCACCGTTGGCTGCGAACGGATATGGTCGATTTGCAGACGATGCTCCACCGCCGCATCGTTGATGCTGTCGAGCAGCGTGGGGATTTCCACCGTCGTCGGCAGCATTTCCCGCACTTCCTGCATCTGCTCGCCGAGCAGAGCCAGCTTTTGGCGCACCCGGGGCAGGTACGCCGCCTTGACGGCCTTTTCCCGAAATTCGTCCAGCAGCTGCTCCTCCTCCGCCCTGGCCTCATCCAGCGCCGCGCGATGGTCCTTCACCACCAGCCAGCCCACAGCGGCAAACGCCAGCGCCAGCGCCAGCGCACAGCTGAGAAGCTTGAGCAAAACCGGCCAGCTGCCGGCTTCGCTGAACTCAAGTCCCTGCCAGTCAATCCGTTTCAGCTGGCGCCACTCGTTTACCAGCCATTCGCCGCTAAACATGATGTTCTCTGCTCCCGGCATTCATTGGCCGGCCTCCTTTGCCATCCCGCTATCCTCTGCGGTCAGGGTGTCATCCCCGGCGCGCTTTTGCTCCACCCGGAAACGGAACTGGCGCCGGGTCTCGCTTTCGCTTTCCACCTCGGAAAACCGCGGCACTCCCATCGCCGGCAGCTGGGCGATACGCCTTAGCTGTTCGGAAATCTGCCTGTCGCTGCCCGCCCGGGCCGTTACGCTGACCTCATCATCGCTGCGCGCCAGGCGCTGATAGACCACCCCCTGAGCCACACTTTGGGAAACCCCATTCAAAAGCCGGATCGTCTGCAGGCGCTCGTCCTGCAGCGAGGCAAAGAGCGCTATCTGTTCCCGAAACTGCTCTACCTGGCGTTCGTACTGCGTGACGTCACGGATGGCCTCGTCCAGCCGTTCGGTTTGCTGGCGAATATACTGATTGCGCTCCTGCTGGGCGTCGAGCGCCGCCTGATAGTAGCGCGCCACGCCAAAGCCCAGCGCCGTCCCCGCTATTAGCATGCCCACCAGCCACAGCTGCACCCGGCGCGTGCGGCGTTCTCGGCGTGCCGCGCGCCAGGGCAGCAGATTGATCCTGACACTCATCGTCTGGCCCTCATCCCTTGGCCCTCATGGCCAGTCCGCACGCGGTGAGCATGGCCGGCGCATCGCGGGTCAGCGCGTCCAGGTCGATACGCCGGCTGACCGTCATGCACTCGAAGGGGTTGGCGATCGTCACCCGCATGCCGCTGTCCTCGGCGATGCGCTCGGCAAGGCCGGGAATCAGGCTGGTACCGCCGGCCAGCACGATTTCTCTCACCTCGTGGTGGCGCCCCGCCGAGTAATACAATTGCAGCGAGCGCCCCACCTGTTGCACTATCGTGTCCAGAAACGGATCCAGCACCTCGGCCTGATAGTCGTCGGGCAGCCCGCCGTACTTCTTGGCATAGCCGGCTTCTTCCCTGGACATGTCGTAGCGGCTGCCGATGGCGTCGGTGAGCCTGCGCCCGCCAAAGACGGTATCGCGGGTATAAATGATGTTGTCGCCGCGCATGACGTGAAAGGCGTTAATATTGGCGCCGACATCCACCAGTCCGACACAGGCCTCGGGATCGCTTGCACTTCTGTCCTTGAGCTGGCGTCTCACCACCCCAAAGGCGCGCTCCACGGCAAACGACTCAACGTCCACCACTACCGGCTCCAGGCCGGCGCGCTCCAGGGTATCGGTCAGCTGGGCAATCTCCTGGCGGCGGCAGGCCACCAGCAGCACGCGCTGCTCGTCCTCGTTGAATGCCGACGGGCCCAGACACTGAAAGTCAAAGGCCACCTCATTGAACGGAAACGGTATATGACGATCCGACTCGGTGACAATACGCTCTTCGATATCTTCCTCGCTCAGCGAGGCGGGAAATGCCAGCGTCTTGGTGATCGCCGAGCTTGCGGGTACGGCCACCGCCGCCTTGCGGGTGGTGGGCCTGGCGCGGCTTACCGCGCGACCGAGCACCTCGGCCACGGCCTCAACGTCCTGTATGCGGCGCTCCTCAACGGCGCCGTCGGGCAGCGGCCTCACCGCGTAGCTTTCCACCTGGTAGCCGCCGCCCGACGCCTTGAGCTCCAGCAGCTTGACCGTCATCGAGGTAATGTCGATGCCGATCAGCCCGTCGTGTCTGTTAAAAAGTCGCATGGTGGTGGCTCCGCCTATACCAGAATGCACAGAGATTACTTGATTTTAACGCAGCTAACACACGCGGATCCCTTACCGTTGGCACCACTGGTGGCCGTTACGCTGCCTCTTTATAATGCGCCTTTCGCCATGGCTGGCCTCAAGGCCCGGCATGTCCCATTTATTTTCACGGGTACCCTGTTTCCATGACGCTTTTCCGCACCCTTGTGCTATCACTCATCGGCATACTGGTCTCCCTTGTCGGGGCCGTCGCGCTGGCCACGATAGCTGCCGCGCTGTACTTCGCGCCCGGACTCCCCGACGTGCGCCAGCTGGAGGACTTTGACCTCCACACGCCTCTGCGCATCTATACCCGGGACGGCCAGCTGATCGGTGAGTATGGCGAGGAGCGGCGCATCCCCGTGGATTTCCAGGACATTCCCGAGCCGCTGATCAATGCCCTGGTCGCCGCCGAGGACCAGCACTACTTCGAGCACCCCGGGGTTGACCCGCGCGGGCTGGTGCGCGCGGCCGTCGAGCTTGCCCGCAGCGGCGGCACCATTCAGTCCGGCGGCTCCACCATTACCATGCAGGTCGCGCGCAACTACCTGCTGACGCTGGACCAGACCTTTACCCGGAAATTTCGCGAGATCCTGCTGGCGCTGCAAATGGAGCAGGTGCTCAACAAGCAGGAAATCCTCTCGCTCTACGTCAACAAGATCTTTCTGGGTCACCGCGCCTACGGCATCGCCGCCGCCTCCCGAACCTACTACGACCGGCCCATGGACGAGCTGACGCTTGCCGAATCGGCAATGATTGCCGGGCTGCCCAAGGCGCCGTCGGCGTTCAATCCGCTGTCCAACCCCGAACGCTCGCTGATTCGGCGCAACTGGATTCTGTTTCGCATGCGCGAGCTGGGCTTTATCGATCCGGACGTCTACCAGGAAGCGGTCCAGGCGCCGATTACCGCCCAGCGTCACGTGGCCCAGGCCGAGGTGGAAGCCGCCTACGTTGCGGAAATGGCGCGCCAGTATGCCATCGAGCAGTTCGGCGACAAGGCCTATACCAGCGGCTACCACATTTACACCACCATCGACAGCGAGCTTCAGCCCCTGGCCCGCCGCACGCTGGCCCAGGGGCTTCTGGCCTACGACCGCCGCCACGGCTTTCGCGGGCCCGAGCAGAACGACATCCCCGCCAGCCTGGTCGAGGCCCAGGAAAAAACCGCCACCGAGGGGCTTGAAGAAGAGCTCTCCGAGTCGCCGGAAATCCGCCAGACCGCCCGCGAGGCCGCCGAGCGCAGCCAGACCGAAGTGGCAGGCATCGAGGGCGACGTGAGCAACTGGGTGCAGGTGCTCCAGCGTACACCAAGCTACGGCCTGCTCGAGCCTGCCATCGTGGTCGAGAGCGGCGAGCGGGAAATGCGCGTGCTCACCGACGAGGAAAACGTCCACACCCTCGACTGGGAAGGCATGCAGTGGACGGGCAGGGGTAGCGCCAAAAAGATTGCCAAGCGCGGCGACCTAATCCGCGTGATCATTGACGAGGAGGAAGACACCCTGCGCCTGTCTCAGCGCCCCGAGGCCGAGGGCGCGCTGATTGCCCAGCAGCCGCGCACCGGCGCCATTCTGGCGCTGCAGGGCGGCTTTGACTTCGACGCCAGCAAGTTCAACCGCGCCATTCAGGCCCGCCGTCAGTCCGGCTCGATCTTCAAGCCGTTCATTTATCTGGCGGCGCTCAACGACGGCGAGATGAACGCGGCGAGCGTGGTCAACGACGCCCCCATCGTCATCGACGACGGCAGCGATTCGCTGTGGCGCCCGGTCAACTCCAGCCGCGACTTCAACGGCCCCATGCGCCTGCGCCCGGCGCTGGCCCGCTCGCGCAACCTGGTCACCATCCGCATCCTGCAAAGTATGGGGCTTGGCTATACCATCAACTTCCTCGAGCGCTTCGGCTTCAACCCCGATCACCTGCCCCGGGGGCTGTCGCTGGCGCTGGGCAGCGCCAGCCTGACGCCCCTGGAGATGACCAACGCCTACGCCATCCTCGCCAACGGCGGCTTCAAGGTGTCGCCCTGGTACATCAAGCGCATCGAGCGCGGCGAGGAGGACAGCGCCACCGAGGTCTACAAGGCCGACCCCACGGCGGCCTGTCGCGACTGCGCCGAGGGGCAAGAGACCGTGGAGATCGACGGCGATAGCTACCGCATAGCCCAGCGCATCGCCGACAAGGAAGCCGTCTACATTCTCCGCGACATGCTCCGCGACGTCATCGAACACGGCACCGGGCGCGCCGCGCTGACCCTTGAGCGCGACGACATCGTGGGCAAGACCGGCAGCACCAACGCCCTCCGGGACGCCTGGTTTGCCGGCTTCAACGGCAATATCGCCACCGCCGTCTGGGTGGGCAAGGACAGCAACCAGACCATCGCCGAATACGGCTCCCAGGCGGCCCTGCCGATCTGGAAGGACTTCATGGGCGGCGCCCTTGAGGGCACCCCCGAAGCCTGGCCGGAGCAGCCGGAAACCGTCGTCAGCATGCGGGTCGACCCGGATACCGGGCTGCGCATGCGCGACGACGAGTCCGGGGGCATCAGCGAGCTTTTCGACGAGGAGCACCTGCCCAGCTATCAGCCGCGGCGCGTCAGCCGCGAGCTGGAAAGAGTCAGCGGCTCCGAAGGCTCCGGCACCGCCGAGTCGATCTTCTGATCCGCCGTTGATCCTGCACGGTCGCTGTGCCTGCGTGGGCGCCGCGACCGCTGCCTGATCGAGGGCCCATGCAACTATCCGACCAGGACACCGGCCAAGACGGGGCGGCCGCCAAGGGGCTACACTGAGTCGAGGAGTTTCGACAGAACAACGCAGCAAGGAGCCCTCATGTCTAAAAACAGCACGGCCAAAAACGTTGCCCAGAAGCTGATCGAGGCCCACCTGGTGGAAGGCGAAATGAACGCCACAGAGCCGATCGCCATCGCCATCGACCAGACCCTCACCCAGGACGCCACCGGCACCATGGTGATGCTGGAGCTGGAGGCCATGGGCCTTGATCGGGTCAAGACCGAGCTTTCCGCCCAGTACGTGGATCACAACCTGATCCAGGGCGACAACAAGAACCCCGACGATCATTTCTTCCTGCAGAGCTCCGCCGCCAGGCTCGGGGTGTGGTTCTCCCGGGCCGGCAACGGCGTCAGCCACCCCACCCACCAGCAGCATTTCGGCAAGCCCGGCAAGACCCTGCTGGGCTCGGACAGCCATACCCCGGCAGCAGGCTCCATGGGCATGCTGGCCATCGGCGCCGGCGGCATCGACGTGGCCATGGCCATGGCCGGGGAGCCCTTCCATCTCAAGATGCCGGAAATCTGGGGAGTCAAGCTGACCGGCAAGCTCAACGACTGGGTCAGCGCCAAGGACGTCATTCTGGAGATGCTGCGCCGTCACGGGGTCGACGGCGGCAGCGGGCGCATCATCGAATACTACGGCCCGGGCCTTGAGACGCTGTCCGCCATGGACCGCCACGTGATCGCCAACATGGGCGCAGAGCTCGGCGCCACTACCAGCGTCTTTCCCTCCGACGAGGCGGTGAAGGGTTTCCTGACGGCGGTGGGCCGCGGCGACGACTGGCAAGAGCTCAAGGCGGACGAAGGCGCCGACTACGACGTTCACGAGACCATCGAACTTTCCAGCGTCGAGCCGCTGATCGCTAAGCCCTCCAGCCCGGGCAAGGTGGTGCCGGTGCGGGAAGTGGCCGGAGAGCCGCTATCCCAGGCCTATATCGGCTCCTCCGCCAACCCGGGCTATCGAGACCTGGCTATCGCCGCGGCCATGGTCAAGGGGCGCCAAATCCACGACTGGATTTCCTTCGACATCAACCCCACCTCGCGCTCGATTCTCGAGACGCTGGTGCGCGACGGCCACGTGGCAAGCCTGCTGGGCGCCGGGGCACGGCTGCACCAGGCCGGCTGCAACGGCTGCATCGGCATGGGCCAGGCGCCGGCCAACGACACCAACAGCCTGCGCACCACGCCGCGCAACTTCCCCGGCCGTTCCGGCACCCGGGAAGACCGCGTTTTCCTGTGCAGCCCGGAAACCGCCACCGCCTCGGCGCTGCGCGGCGAGATCACCGATCCGCGGGATCTGGATTTCGCCTATCCCCTTATCGAAGAGCCCGCTTCGCCGATCATCAACACCCAGAACCTGTTTGCGCCCCTGGAGGAAGAGGAGGCCCGAAAGGTCGAGCTGATCAAGGGGCCCAACATCGAGTCGCTGCCCCAGTTCGAGCCCCTCGAGGAAAGTTTCGAACTGCCCATCCTGGTGAAGGCCGGCGACGACGTTTCCACGGACGAGATCATGCCCGCCGGCAGCGAGGTGCTGCCCTATCGCAGCAACATCCCCAGGATTGCCGAGTTTTCCCTGCGCGGCGTCGACGAAAGCTACGTCGAGCAGGCCAGGGAAAAAGGCGACCACATCATCGTTGCCGGCGCCAACTACGGCCAGGGGTCGAGCCGGGAACACGCCGCCATCGCCCCGCGCTATCTGGGCCTGCGCCTCGTGATTGCCAAGAGCTTCGCGCGCATTCACTGGCAGAACCTGATCAATTTCGGCGTGCTGCCGCTGACATTTGCCAGCGACGACGACTACGAGAGAGTCAGGGCCGGCGAGTCTCTGAGCTTCGAGAGCCTGCACGAGGCCTTGAAGCAGGGCGATACGCTCAAGGCCAGAGGCGCAAGCGGCGAGATAGCCCTGAAGCACGGCCTGAGCAGCCGCCAGGTCGAGGTGCTGCTCGCCGGCGGGCTGATCAACTGGATGCGGGCCAACAAGAAAGCGGCCTGACGCCGGCTTTGTAGAACCCGGCTTCTTTCCGGGGGTTGATCGCACCGGCAAGCCGCAAGCCAGGGGTCGCACCATGATCCAGGTCAACTGCGACCTCTCGGCTTCGCCTTACCATGACGGCCTTACCTATCACGGGAGGCTTAACATGGAGCTTGTCTGCCCGGCCGGCAATCTGCCCGCGCTCAAGCGCGCCGTAGACGAAGGTGCCGACGCCGTCTATTTCGGTTTTCAAAACACCACCAACGCCCGCCAGTTTGCCGGACTCAACTTTACCGACAAGCGCGCACGGGAAGGCATCGACTACGCCCACGCCCGGGGCAAGCGGGTATTCTGCGCGATTAACACCTACCCCCAGCCCGAGAGCTTTGCCATGTGGACCCGCGCGGTGGACGACGCTGCCGAGCTCGGCGTGGACGCGCTGATTCTCGCCGACATGGGCCTGCTCGACTACGCCGCCAAGCGCTACCCCGACCTTTCCCGCCATCTTTCCGTCCAGGGCTCGGCGACGAGCCATGAGGCGCTCAGGTTCTACCACGAGCAGTTCGGCATCCGCCGCGCGGTGCTGCCCCGGGTGCTGTCGATGACCCAGGTGCGCGACCTGGCCGGGCAGTCGCCGGTAGAGCTCGAGGTCTTTGCCTTCGGCAGCCTGTGCATCATGGCCGAGGGGCGCTGCTATCTGTCGTCGTATCTCACCGGCGAATCGCCCAACACCCGGGGCGTATGCTCGCCGGCGGCCCACGTGCGCTGGGAGGAAACCGAGGCGGGGCTCGAATCCCGGCTCAACGGCGTACTCATCGACCGCTACGGCAAAGGCGAAAACGCCGGCTACCCCACCCTGTGCAAGGGGCGCTTCGAGGTCGAGGGCGAGACCTACCACGCCATCGAGGAGCCCACCAGCCTGAATACCCTGGAGCTTTTGCCCGAGCTGGCCGAGCTGAATATCAGCGCGGTGAAGATCGAAGGTCGGCAAAGAAGCCCGGCCTACGTATCGAAGGTGGCCGGTATCTGGCGCGAGGCCATCGACCGGCTGGACACCGCCCCCGGACGCTTTCATCCAGACCCCGCCTGGATCGCCGGGCTCGGCGAAATATCCGAAGGCACTACCACCACCCTGGGCGCCTACGAGCGCCGCTGGAAATAGCTCTTTGAAAACGGGAGATTGTCATGGCTGATAGCTCTGTCTCATCGCTGCGGCTGGCGCTGGGGCCGGTCTTGTTCTACTGGACCCGGGAACATTACGCGCAGTTTTACCGCGACGCCGCCGACTGGCCGGCGGATATCGTCTATCTCGGCGAGTCGGTATGCTCGCGCCGGCGGGATATGAAGCTCGACGACTGGCTGGGAATAGGCCGGGAGCTTGCCCAGAGCGGCAAGGAAGTGGTGCTCTCGAGCCAGACGCTGATCGAGTCCGAGGCCGACCTGCGCGATCTGCGCAAGCTGTGCGACAACGGCGAGTTCACCGTGGAAGCCAACGACCAGAGCGCGGTACAGCGCTGCGCGGCGGCCGGGCTTGGGTTCGTCGGCGGTGCGGCGCTCAACCTGTACAACACCGCGGCCATCGGCGTGCTGGAGCGGGCGGGAATGAGGCGCTTCAACGCGCCGGTGGAGATGTCGGGAAAGGACGTCACCCGGCTGGTGGCCGACTGCCGCGAGCAGGGCCTGGCCGCCGAATGCGAAGTGTTCGCCTACGGCCACCTGCCGCTGGCCTGGTCGTCGCGCTGCTTTACCGCCCGGCGCTACCAAAAGCCCAAGGACCGCTGTCAGTTTGTCTGCCAGAAGCACCCGGAAGGCATGGCGCTGCGCTCCCAGGAAACCCAGGACGTATTTACGCTGAACGGCATTCAGACGCTCTCCGGCGCCTGCC
This DNA window, taken from Halomonas piscis, encodes the following:
- a CDS encoding U32 family peptidase, which produces MADSSVSSLRLALGPVLFYWTREHYAQFYRDAADWPADIVYLGESVCSRRRDMKLDDWLGIGRELAQSGKEVVLSSQTLIESEADLRDLRKLCDNGEFTVEANDQSAVQRCAAAGLGFVGGAALNLYNTAAIGVLERAGMRRFNAPVEMSGKDVTRLVADCREQGLAAECEVFAYGHLPLAWSSRCFTARRYQKPKDRCQFVCQKHPEGMALRSQETQDVFTLNGIQTLSGACQDLRHEVASIAASGAGVARLSPRAEGMARVVADFDRARRGELAAPDPLSLVDAEICDGYWHGRPGMDYTRAANVSS
- a CDS encoding IS5 family transposase (programmed frameshift) translates to MSRLKLRDDQWERIEHLLPGKASDCGVTAKDNRLFVEAVLWIARTGAPWRDLPESFGRWHTVYMRYNRWSRKGVWQRIFDTVADDPDLEQLMIDGSIVRVHQHGAFKKNTQDVEAMGKSRGGLSTKIHAAVDALGNPVRLVLTPGQASEYGAAPALLEGFSPQAVLGDKGYDSTALRDMIQAAGAEPVIPPKKNRLARIEVDWHCYQDRNLVERFFQKIKKFRRLSTRYERLARNYQSLLCLVSAAIWLA
- a CDS encoding aconitate hydratase — its product is MSKNSTAKNVAQKLIEAHLVEGEMNATEPIAIAIDQTLTQDATGTMVMLELEAMGLDRVKTELSAQYVDHNLIQGDNKNPDDHFFLQSSAARLGVWFSRAGNGVSHPTHQQHFGKPGKTLLGSDSHTPAAGSMGMLAIGAGGIDVAMAMAGEPFHLKMPEIWGVKLTGKLNDWVSAKDVILEMLRRHGVDGGSGRIIEYYGPGLETLSAMDRHVIANMGAELGATTSVFPSDEAVKGFLTAVGRGDDWQELKADEGADYDVHETIELSSVEPLIAKPSSPGKVVPVREVAGEPLSQAYIGSSANPGYRDLAIAAAMVKGRQIHDWISFDINPTSRSILETLVRDGHVASLLGAGARLHQAGCNGCIGMGQAPANDTNSLRTTPRNFPGRSGTREDRVFLCSPETATASALRGEITDPRDLDFAYPLIEEPASPIINTQNLFAPLEEEEARKVELIKGPNIESLPQFEPLEESFELPILVKAGDDVSTDEIMPAGSEVLPYRSNIPRIAEFSLRGVDESYVEQAREKGDHIIVAGANYGQGSSREHAAIAPRYLGLRLVIAKSFARIHWQNLINFGVLPLTFASDDDYERVRAGESLSFESLHEALKQGDTLKARGASGEIALKHGLSSRQVEVLLAGGLINWMRANKKAA
- the pilM gene encoding type IV pilus assembly protein PilM, coding for MRLFNRHDGLIGIDITSMTVKLLELKASGGGYQVESYAVRPLPDGAVEERRIQDVEAVAEVLGRAVSRARPTTRKAAVAVPASSAITKTLAFPASLSEEDIEERIVTESDRHIPFPFNEVAFDFQCLGPSAFNEDEQRVLLVACRRQEIAQLTDTLERAGLEPVVVDVESFAVERAFGVVRRQLKDRSASDPEACVGLVDVGANINAFHVMRGDNIIYTRDTVFGGRRLTDAIGSRYDMSREEAGYAKKYGGLPDDYQAEVLDPFLDTIVQQVGRSLQLYYSAGRHHEVREIVLAGGTSLIPGLAERIAEDSGMRVTIANPFECMTVSRRIDLDALTRDAPAMLTACGLAMRAKG
- a CDS encoding PilN domain-containing protein, translated to MSVRINLLPWRAARRERRTRRVQLWLVGMLIAGTALGFGVARYYQAALDAQQERNQYIRQQTERLDEAIRDVTQYERQVEQFREQIALFASLQDERLQTIRLLNGVSQSVAQGVVYQRLARSDDEVSVTARAGSDRQISEQLRRIAQLPAMGVPRFSEVESESETRRQFRFRVEQKRAGDDTLTAEDSGMAKEAGQ
- a CDS encoding type IV pilus inner membrane component PilO, with the protein product MPGAENIMFSGEWLVNEWRQLKRIDWQGLEFSEAGSWPVLLKLLSCALALALAFAAVGWLVVKDHRAALDEARAEEEQLLDEFREKAVKAAYLPRVRQKLALLGEQMQEVREMLPTTVEIPTLLDSINDAAVEHRLQIDHIRSQPTVDRAFYVEHPFSIQVQGGYHQIAGFVAEMAALPRVVTQHDFVLQPLEGAQESGLLSLSMQARTYSYQAPAAEEEAIKADKEAPDA
- a CDS encoding IS5 family transposase (programmed frameshift) translates to MSRLKLRDDQWERIEHLLPGKASDCGVTAKDNRLFVEAVLWIARTGAPWRDLPESFGRWHTVYMRYNRWSRKGVWQRIFDTVADDPDLEQLMIDGSIVRVHQHGAFKKNTQDVEAMGKSRGGLSTKIHAAVDALGNPVRLVLTPGQASEYGAAPALLEGFSPQAVLGDKGYDSTALRDMIQAAGAEPVIPPKKNRLARIEVDWHCYQDRNLVERFFQKIKKFRRLSTRYERLARNYQSLLCLVSAAIWLA
- the ubiU gene encoding ubiquinone anaerobic biosynthesis protein UbiU, coding for MELVCPAGNLPALKRAVDEGADAVYFGFQNTTNARQFAGLNFTDKRAREGIDYAHARGKRVFCAINTYPQPESFAMWTRAVDDAAELGVDALILADMGLLDYAAKRYPDLSRHLSVQGSATSHEALRFYHEQFGIRRAVLPRVLSMTQVRDLAGQSPVELEVFAFGSLCIMAEGRCYLSSYLTGESPNTRGVCSPAAHVRWEETEAGLESRLNGVLIDRYGKGENAGYPTLCKGRFEVEGETYHAIEEPTSLNTLELLPELAELNISAVKIEGRQRSPAYVSKVAGIWREAIDRLDTAPGRFHPDPAWIAGLGEISEGTTTTLGAYERRWK
- a CDS encoding penicillin-binding protein 1A, with translation MTLFRTLVLSLIGILVSLVGAVALATIAAALYFAPGLPDVRQLEDFDLHTPLRIYTRDGQLIGEYGEERRIPVDFQDIPEPLINALVAAEDQHYFEHPGVDPRGLVRAAVELARSGGTIQSGGSTITMQVARNYLLTLDQTFTRKFREILLALQMEQVLNKQEILSLYVNKIFLGHRAYGIAAASRTYYDRPMDELTLAESAMIAGLPKAPSAFNPLSNPERSLIRRNWILFRMRELGFIDPDVYQEAVQAPITAQRHVAQAEVEAAYVAEMARQYAIEQFGDKAYTSGYHIYTTIDSELQPLARRTLAQGLLAYDRRHGFRGPEQNDIPASLVEAQEKTATEGLEEELSESPEIRQTAREAAERSQTEVAGIEGDVSNWVQVLQRTPSYGLLEPAIVVESGEREMRVLTDEENVHTLDWEGMQWTGRGSAKKIAKRGDLIRVIIDEEEDTLRLSQRPEAEGALIAQQPRTGAILALQGGFDFDASKFNRAIQARRQSGSIFKPFIYLAALNDGEMNAASVVNDAPIVIDDGSDSLWRPVNSSRDFNGPMRLRPALARSRNLVTIRILQSMGLGYTINFLERFGFNPDHLPRGLSLALGSASLTPLEMTNAYAILANGGFKVSPWYIKRIERGEEDSATEVYKADPTAACRDCAEGQETVEIDGDSYRIAQRIADKEAVYILRDMLRDVIEHGTGRAALTLERDDIVGKTGSTNALRDAWFAGFNGNIATAVWVGKDSNQTIAEYGSQAALPIWKDFMGGALEGTPEAWPEQPETVVSMRVDPDTGLRMRDDESGGISELFDEEHLPSYQPRRVSRELERVSGSEGSGTAESIF